A single region of the Bdellovibrio sp. GT3 genome encodes:
- a CDS encoding zinc-dependent metalloprotease, protein MSVFKSVFAFGAVLTTVLVTGCTNGFDVGPIIAKKQAPELIVDSFALPKTQSTEIAARCENATCLTINKSSLGRIFLLIASGKTGGSTPQWYDLKPQVVSFEKYGSRMALLGQNYNSIYEELQTENLIQTFAIIGEDESTITFDWGRGLKSLIAQNAYDVDFGEGMNDPLTESSVSAIPVKDSFTRNIAITNNAIELEQVSKVQSLVGQAAAGNKLAVETREETLAVNIQIRAYRLESKFQSKEFDKSRSVGFFVTRLARPSMSKDAIKYIAKWDVSEGREPITVRISAAVPADYVNAVKDGALYWNKVFGKDVIQVETGVDPQSAPKDRTIMVRWVTWLDAGAAYAISQTDPLTGEILRAQVFMPSVFTKVGSGELVQLNGGSPVAAGAVACDFSQKIQSLQKLTREAPDSQRLRLAQDSVRATVAHELGHALGLRHNFAGSFSAKATTQEIYDSSKSYLKDPNHPGLETSTSIMDYVSGVDDVLNSAFIKHSALSYDKMAMAWAYSSDDSALDPKISLYCTDEDISLANVQKMSIYGCERFDNGNNPLLRKYLDGRDEKENLVNVLFASIMGRMYPGDQPEVVNDLDTVIGDTFKWGKAAIDLSFVGKVLFETSEMAGNNSLRAQNLVSLDAAKSGGILNARKGQDPAFDALRLAHLAETAKFLKTKDNVTSEFGGYAAMLNGLLRNSKGEMDLDWFIKEVEALAQSGVLAKGKTLSGREYELTAEQQKKIVKFFVMIEALNKKVIFEAAHDILPVIKAQVETDKGVKVISNILPSEVVKQADTDVLGDLALDMVLATQKPLDVKVGEQGDKTVTVGVPFLTSAERIAMMNILSSQGMSFPLEVKRAHVRGSLAETINKLLHVVDPLLFIDSLNREEQVALADKLLKEGKIDSKASGWIAAQVKVLQAL, encoded by the coding sequence ATGTCAGTTTTTAAGAGTGTATTTGCCTTCGGCGCGGTGCTTACAACTGTTCTTGTAACAGGCTGTACAAACGGCTTTGATGTGGGTCCTATCATTGCGAAAAAGCAGGCACCCGAGCTTATCGTCGACTCTTTTGCTCTTCCAAAAACTCAGTCCACGGAAATTGCGGCTCGCTGCGAAAATGCCACGTGCCTGACAATCAATAAATCGTCCTTGGGAAGAATCTTTTTGCTGATCGCTTCCGGTAAAACCGGTGGTTCCACGCCGCAGTGGTATGATTTGAAACCGCAAGTGGTGAGTTTTGAAAAATACGGCAGCCGCATGGCTTTGTTGGGGCAAAACTACAACAGCATCTACGAAGAGCTGCAAACAGAAAACCTAATTCAGACTTTCGCCATCATTGGTGAGGACGAAAGCACGATCACTTTTGACTGGGGTCGTGGTCTTAAATCCCTGATTGCGCAAAATGCCTATGACGTGGATTTCGGCGAGGGAATGAATGACCCGTTGACGGAAAGCTCTGTGTCCGCCATTCCTGTGAAGGATTCCTTCACGCGTAATATCGCAATCACCAACAACGCCATTGAACTTGAGCAGGTTTCCAAAGTTCAAAGTCTGGTGGGCCAAGCGGCTGCTGGCAATAAACTTGCGGTCGAGACCCGCGAAGAGACTCTGGCGGTAAATATCCAGATTCGTGCTTATCGTCTTGAATCCAAGTTTCAATCCAAAGAATTCGATAAATCCCGCTCTGTGGGTTTCTTCGTGACTCGCCTGGCGCGTCCTTCCATGAGTAAGGATGCGATTAAGTACATCGCGAAATGGGATGTCTCTGAGGGGCGTGAGCCGATCACTGTGCGTATTTCTGCAGCGGTGCCCGCTGATTATGTGAACGCCGTTAAGGACGGCGCTCTGTACTGGAATAAAGTTTTCGGTAAAGACGTTATCCAGGTGGAGACAGGTGTGGACCCGCAATCAGCTCCCAAAGATCGTACGATCATGGTTCGCTGGGTAACTTGGTTGGATGCCGGTGCTGCCTATGCGATCAGCCAGACAGATCCATTGACGGGTGAAATTTTGCGCGCGCAAGTGTTCATGCCTTCCGTATTCACGAAAGTGGGTTCCGGGGAGTTGGTTCAGTTGAATGGCGGTTCTCCAGTGGCAGCAGGTGCGGTGGCTTGTGACTTCTCTCAAAAGATTCAATCTTTGCAAAAACTGACTCGTGAGGCTCCGGACTCGCAACGTTTGCGTCTGGCTCAGGACAGTGTTCGCGCCACGGTTGCCCATGAATTGGGCCACGCGCTGGGGCTTCGTCATAATTTCGCAGGCTCATTCTCTGCGAAAGCGACGACTCAGGAAATCTATGACTCCTCCAAATCCTATCTGAAAGATCCAAATCATCCGGGCTTGGAGACTTCCACAAGTATCATGGACTACGTGAGTGGCGTGGATGATGTTTTGAACTCTGCGTTTATCAAGCACTCGGCATTGTCTTACGATAAGATGGCGATGGCTTGGGCTTACTCCTCTGATGACAGTGCTTTGGATCCTAAGATCTCTTTGTACTGCACAGACGAAGACATCAGTCTTGCGAATGTTCAAAAAATGTCGATCTATGGTTGCGAGCGTTTCGATAACGGCAATAATCCATTGCTGAGAAAATATTTGGACGGTCGTGATGAAAAAGAAAACCTGGTTAACGTTCTATTTGCATCGATCATGGGTCGTATGTACCCAGGGGATCAACCGGAAGTCGTGAATGATCTCGACACTGTGATCGGTGATACATTCAAATGGGGCAAAGCTGCGATCGACTTGTCATTCGTAGGCAAGGTTCTGTTTGAAACGTCTGAGATGGCTGGTAACAACTCTCTTCGTGCTCAGAACCTGGTTTCTTTGGATGCAGCAAAAAGCGGTGGAATTCTGAATGCTCGTAAAGGGCAGGATCCAGCGTTTGATGCATTGAGATTGGCGCATCTGGCGGAAACAGCCAAGTTCCTTAAAACGAAAGACAATGTAACTTCAGAGTTTGGTGGGTATGCGGCCATGTTGAATGGTTTGCTACGTAATTCCAAGGGCGAAATGGACCTGGATTGGTTTATCAAAGAAGTTGAGGCTTTGGCCCAAAGTGGTGTCCTTGCCAAGGGCAAAACGCTTTCCGGTCGTGAATATGAATTAACGGCAGAACAGCAAAAGAAAATTGTTAAGTTCTTCGTGATGATTGAAGCGCTTAATAAAAAGGTCATCTTTGAGGCGGCTCATGACATTCTTCCGGTTATCAAAGCTCAAGTGGAGACTGATAAAGGTGTGAAGGTCATCAGCAACATTCTGCCATCGGAAGTGGTTAAGCAAGCCGATACAGATGTCCTGGGTGACTTGGCTTTGGATATGGTCCTGGCTACGCAAAAACCATTGGATGTTAAAGTGGGTGAGCAGGGGGATAAGACGGTCACGGTTGGCGTGCCTTTCCTGACGTCTGCTGAGCGTATTGCGATGATGAATATCCTGTCTTCTCAGGGCATGTCCTTCCCATTGGAAGTGAAGCGCGCGCACGTGCGTGGTTCCCTTGCGGAAACAATCAACAAACTTCTACATGTTGTTGATCCGTTGTTGTTCATTGATTCCCTGAACCGCGAAGAGCAAGTGGCTTTGGCAGATAAACTGCTTAAAGAAGGGAAAATCGATTCCAAGGCCTCTGGTTGGATTGCAGCTCAAGTGAAGGTCCTTCAGGCGCTATAA
- a CDS encoding TIGR04552 family protein, translating into MPQRFLFDSSILGSVVGGGSAIDIPKLSIHTLDAASAFLLSYGFDTNQQSDVEKLWYYHRRALVLMVEKLGFNDAEIPEIFLDPKKLGDIRQLLLYASSNDPEQAMMQRWACAILRGIHVFVHAENDLFSTFSEEIQSQILTPFQDAIFHDGTTHRTFLKGTGENPESLELLGFEVKPFKTSSSTVIKLLAKPDALAMKIFDKLGVRFITRNLFDTFQVVRFLVRENVISFPHIMPDQSSNNLFPVESFMQVCDELAQRLDVMDEKSIQAAFDQKLEEMGDSAKFLRKENFFSGSDYRFIKFISRKLIHIKPQGSKEAFSFFYPFEVQIMDQAAHQKVLSGPSEHEAYKERQRVAARKRLFPES; encoded by the coding sequence ATGCCTCAACGTTTCTTATTCGATTCTTCTATTCTTGGTTCAGTTGTCGGCGGTGGCTCCGCTATCGATATCCCCAAACTTAGCATTCATACCTTGGACGCAGCCTCTGCGTTTCTTTTGAGTTATGGTTTCGACACCAATCAACAGTCTGATGTGGAAAAGCTTTGGTACTATCATCGTCGCGCTTTGGTGTTGATGGTTGAAAAGCTGGGTTTCAACGACGCTGAAATTCCCGAGATCTTTCTGGATCCCAAAAAACTGGGAGACATCCGTCAGCTGCTTTTATATGCAAGTTCCAATGATCCAGAACAGGCCATGATGCAACGCTGGGCCTGTGCCATCCTAAGAGGCATCCACGTCTTTGTGCATGCCGAGAATGACCTGTTCAGTACTTTCTCTGAAGAAATTCAGTCACAGATTCTGACGCCATTTCAGGATGCGATTTTTCATGACGGAACCACTCATCGCACTTTCCTAAAGGGGACGGGTGAGAATCCGGAGTCCTTGGAGCTTCTGGGTTTCGAAGTAAAACCGTTTAAGACCTCTTCCAGCACCGTTATCAAACTATTGGCAAAGCCCGATGCTTTGGCGATGAAGATCTTTGATAAATTGGGTGTGCGTTTTATTACGCGCAATCTGTTTGATACCTTCCAGGTCGTGCGCTTCTTGGTCCGTGAAAATGTGATCAGCTTTCCGCACATCATGCCGGATCAAAGTTCCAACAATCTGTTTCCGGTGGAATCGTTCATGCAGGTTTGCGATGAACTTGCCCAGCGACTGGATGTGATGGATGAGAAAAGCATCCAAGCTGCCTTTGATCAAAAACTGGAAGAGATGGGTGACAGTGCCAAGTTCCTGCGTAAGGAAAATTTCTTTTCTGGTTCCGATTATCGCTTTATTAAATTTATTTCCCGTAAATTGATTCATATCAAACCCCAAGGGAGCAAAGAGGCATTCAGTTTCTTTTATCCATTCGAAGTGCAGATTATGGATCAGGCTGCTCATCAGAAAGTGCTATCGGGCCCTTCTGAACACGAGGCTTACAAAGAGCGCCAACGTGTGGCTGCTCGCAAACGTTTATTCCCTGAGAGTTAA
- a CDS encoding lysophospholipid acyltransferase family protein: MFLKLLSYPRTLLASVLLPIHTVFCSALMILVTFIYPNRWLEDQIVYFWTRGCCWMFGVKVVVKGFHKEAKGGYLYVFNHTSFFDIFAMSGYLGSFRFGAKIELFKIPVFGWGMKRAGILPIARHRREEVFKVYKEAEKRIANGERFALAPEGTRQHKETLGPFKSGPFIFAINAKAPIVPVIVKGAAAIMPKGSFLPNWGVWTHTITLEVLPPVDATKYTIDQRPELQEHVRSLMLPYFPDAK, translated from the coding sequence ATGTTTCTAAAGTTGCTTTCTTATCCACGCACTCTTTTGGCTTCAGTACTGTTGCCAATTCACACAGTTTTTTGTTCTGCACTGATGATTTTGGTGACCTTCATTTATCCGAATCGTTGGCTGGAAGATCAGATTGTTTATTTCTGGACTCGCGGTTGCTGCTGGATGTTCGGTGTGAAAGTGGTCGTTAAAGGCTTTCACAAAGAAGCCAAGGGTGGCTACCTGTACGTATTTAATCACACCAGCTTCTTTGATATCTTTGCGATGTCAGGCTACCTGGGGAGCTTCCGCTTCGGGGCAAAGATTGAACTCTTTAAAATTCCCGTGTTTGGTTGGGGCATGAAGCGCGCAGGAATTCTGCCGATTGCCCGCCATCGTCGTGAGGAAGTTTTTAAAGTTTATAAAGAGGCGGAAAAACGCATCGCCAACGGTGAACGTTTTGCCTTGGCACCAGAAGGCACTCGCCAGCATAAAGAAACTTTGGGGCCGTTCAAGTCTGGCCCGTTTATTTTTGCAATCAACGCGAAAGCACCGATTGTTCCTGTTATCGTAAAAGGGGCGGCTGCCATCATGCCGAAAGGAAGCTTTCTGCCGAATTGGGGAGTATGGACTCACACCATCACTTTGGAAGTTTTGCCACCTGTTGATGCTACGAAATATACAATTGATCAGCGTCCTGAATTGCAGGAGCACGTTCGCAGTTTGATGCTGCCTTATTTTCCAGATGCGAAATAA